The following coding sequences lie in one Paenibacillus durus ATCC 35681 genomic window:
- a CDS encoding 2-hydroxyacyl-CoA dehydratase subunit D translates to MIEQAEIFALMNRNRTEFVKSSGRPAIGWLSIYTPEEILDAAGLVPFRITGEFAQNTSEAGSMLCSNFCSYLLHSLSEGIEGIYDFADGIVIVDECDWRKRLYEAWKKQLNPPFTYFLELPKVITPESKAYFRLQLKKWVAALESHYQIQITDEALRRSISLHNETRTLLQRLYKLRQSESSPVTGMEALQIMKAATAGRKEEFNRELARFLDDLEARNEPQTKPHRVLVCGSYFDQPELVEIIERTGAQIVCEDTSFGIKYAEGRIEENEDPLTAIADYYLEKATCARMYDSDIRLNHLLDLIKTYKADSVIYFTLKFCDIYLMDYPYVMSRLQQQGISVLFIEGEQQMSNIQSIKTRVQTFLETRMF, encoded by the coding sequence ATGATAGAGCAAGCGGAAATCTTTGCTTTGATGAACCGGAACCGAACCGAATTCGTTAAATCATCTGGCAGACCTGCCATTGGCTGGCTGTCGATCTATACGCCCGAAGAAATTTTGGATGCGGCGGGTCTGGTTCCTTTCCGCATTACAGGAGAGTTTGCGCAGAACACTTCGGAAGCCGGCTCGATGCTTTGCAGCAATTTTTGCTCGTACTTGCTTCATTCCCTTAGCGAGGGCATTGAAGGGATTTACGATTTTGCCGACGGAATTGTCATTGTCGATGAATGCGATTGGCGCAAAAGACTGTACGAGGCATGGAAAAAACAATTAAATCCGCCGTTCACCTATTTTTTGGAGCTTCCAAAGGTGATTACGCCGGAATCCAAAGCCTATTTCAGACTCCAGCTTAAGAAGTGGGTTGCGGCGTTGGAATCGCATTATCAGATCCAGATTACGGACGAAGCGCTGCGCCGTTCCATTTCGCTTCACAACGAAACGCGGACACTGCTCCAGCGGTTGTACAAGCTTAGACAGTCGGAGAGTAGTCCGGTGACGGGCATGGAGGCGCTGCAAATCATGAAGGCCGCAACCGCAGGCCGCAAGGAAGAATTTAACCGGGAACTGGCAAGATTTCTGGATGATCTAGAAGCGCGCAATGAACCGCAGACGAAGCCGCATCGCGTCTTAGTGTGCGGCAGCTATTTTGACCAGCCCGAATTGGTGGAAATCATCGAACGGACCGGAGCGCAGATTGTCTGCGAAGATACGAGCTTCGGCATCAAATATGCGGAGGGCCGCATTGAGGAGAACGAAGACCCTCTTACGGCAATCGCCGATTACTATCTGGAAAAAGCGACCTGCGCGAGAATGTACGACTCGGATATCCGCCTGAACCATTTGCTGGACCTTATCAAGACTTACAAGGCCGATTCCGTGATCTATTTCACATTGAAATTTTGTGATATTTACCTGATGGACTATCCCTACGTGATGAGCCGTCTGCAGCAGCAGGGTATTTCCGTCTTGTTTATTGAAGGCGAGCAGCAAATGTCCAATATTCAAAGCATTAAGACGCGGGTTCAGACCTTTCTTGAAACCCGGATGTTCTGA
- a CDS encoding acyl-CoA dehydratase activase translates to MISVGIDIGSLSTKSAILKDKQDVIAYDVVYTGGNNRASAEITYRNVLEKAGLSEQDVDVVVTTGYGRENVPFSNKNASEIICHAKGMHFLNPEIRTILDIGGQDSKAIQIDENGGVVNFMMNDKCAAGCGRFLDIIARALSVKLEDLGELSREAETSARISSMCTVFAETEVVSLVAVGTPAPNIIRGVHDSIATRAVALLKSVGIQGPLGMSGGVAKNVGVISALEEILKQPVNVTSYPQVTGAIGAAFIA, encoded by the coding sequence ATGATATCAGTGGGAATCGATATCGGATCGCTGTCCACGAAGTCGGCGATTCTAAAAGACAAGCAGGATGTCATAGCCTATGATGTCGTTTATACAGGGGGTAACAACAGAGCCTCCGCAGAAATCACTTACCGCAATGTGCTCGAAAAGGCGGGATTGTCGGAGCAAGACGTCGACGTCGTAGTGACGACAGGATATGGACGGGAAAATGTGCCTTTTTCCAATAAGAACGCTTCGGAAATTATCTGCCATGCCAAAGGCATGCATTTTCTGAATCCCGAAATCCGGACCATACTCGATATCGGCGGACAGGATAGCAAAGCCATTCAGATCGACGAAAACGGCGGTGTCGTCAATTTCATGATGAATGACAAATGCGCGGCCGGCTGCGGAAGATTTCTCGATATTATCGCCCGGGCGCTGAGTGTCAAGCTGGAGGACCTGGGCGAACTTTCCCGCGAAGCGGAGACTTCGGCGCGAATCAGCAGCATGTGTACGGTATTTGCGGAGACGGAAGTGGTCTCTCTTGTCGCGGTCGGAACACCGGCTCCCAATATCATTCGGGGCGTGCATGATTCTATCGCCACAAGAGCCGTCGCTTTGCTCAAATCCGTCGGTATCCAGGGGCCGCTGGGGATGAGCGGAGGCGTTGCCAAAAATGTCGGCGTGATCAGCGCGCTTGAAGAGATTCTGAAACAACCGGTAAACGTGACCAGTTATCCGCAGGTTACGGGCGCGATCGGGGCCGCTTTTATCGCCTGA
- a CDS encoding MATE family efflux transporter encodes MKSLAPDITYRSIIGITYPIILSMFSMNIMVFVDRAFVARYDLVEFAATLPAGNTATAIANLFIGMIAFVSTLISQYYGAGKYERCASSMWQGVYLSILFSAVLLLLSPWTSLLFDMMGHTGELLVYEKRFFQLILLSSCVQLFSTSVSGLFRGVGDTKIIMIAAIAGNLCNIALDWLLIFGNLGFPEMGGVNGAGTATIVSCLFTFIIYLAMLFLPKYKDSFGSLRNFRPDKEAILKVIRFGFPAGIQAFVQTGYYSLLLIIIGGIGEVSLAAANIVFTIEGLSIFPVLGLGTAVGIIAAQERGGGRAERIPTVVRKGIMLSLVFSALIIALFNVLPVALISIFQDHDNRGMFEQIKQAALPLVRITSVWIAFDTMVILLTNVLKSIGDTFFIMVVYLTLPAIFYLVFPYWICVVHGRPIIWIWWDLLIYTFLMLGLVTVRFRNGRWKRIHVIHSQAADA; translated from the coding sequence TTGAAATCTTTAGCACCTGATATCACGTATCGTTCGATTATCGGCATTACTTATCCGATCATCCTGTCGATGTTCTCCATGAACATTATGGTGTTTGTCGACCGGGCTTTTGTGGCGAGGTATGATCTGGTCGAGTTTGCGGCCACGCTTCCCGCAGGAAACACCGCAACGGCTATCGCCAATTTGTTCATCGGAATGATCGCCTTTGTCTCTACGCTCATTTCCCAGTATTACGGAGCGGGTAAGTACGAACGATGCGCATCCTCCATGTGGCAAGGGGTTTATCTGAGTATCCTATTTTCGGCCGTGCTGCTGCTGCTCTCGCCGTGGACTTCGTTATTGTTCGACATGATGGGACATACAGGCGAGCTGCTTGTCTATGAAAAAAGATTCTTTCAGCTGATCCTTCTGTCAAGCTGCGTGCAATTGTTCTCAACCTCCGTCTCAGGACTGTTTCGGGGAGTAGGCGACACCAAAATTATTATGATTGCGGCAATCGCCGGTAACCTGTGTAATATTGCACTCGATTGGCTGCTGATTTTCGGCAATCTCGGTTTTCCCGAAATGGGCGGCGTCAACGGAGCGGGTACAGCTACAATCGTGAGCTGCCTGTTCACCTTCATTATTTATCTGGCTATGCTATTTCTGCCTAAATACAAGGACAGCTTCGGCAGTCTCCGGAATTTCAGGCCGGATAAGGAAGCTATTTTGAAAGTGATCCGTTTTGGTTTTCCCGCAGGAATTCAGGCTTTTGTTCAGACAGGCTATTATAGCTTGCTGCTGATTATTATCGGAGGGATTGGCGAAGTGTCCCTGGCTGCCGCCAACATTGTTTTTACCATTGAAGGTCTGTCCATCTTTCCCGTATTGGGGCTTGGCACAGCCGTTGGCATTATCGCGGCTCAGGAGAGAGGGGGCGGGCGGGCGGAGCGGATTCCAACTGTGGTAAGGAAAGGAATCATGCTGAGCCTGGTCTTCAGCGCCTTGATTATTGCTTTGTTCAACGTGCTGCCCGTCGCCCTTATCTCGATCTTCCAGGATCACGATAACCGGGGGATGTTCGAGCAAATCAAGCAGGCGGCCCTTCCGCTCGTCCGGATCACATCCGTATGGATTGCGTTCGATACGATGGTCATTCTCCTTACCAATGTGCTGAAGTCGATCGGCGACACCTTTTTCATTATGGTGGTTTATTTGACGCTGCCGGCAATTTTTTACCTTGTTTTCCCTTACTGGATTTGTGTTGTCCATGGCCGCCCGATAATTTGGATATGGTGGGATTTGCTGATCTATACATTCTTGATGCTGGGTCTCGTCACTGTCCGGTTCAGGAACGGCAGATGGAAGAGGATTCACGTTATCCATTCGCAAGCTGCGGATGCATAG
- a CDS encoding thioesterase domain-containing protein, with amino-acid sequence MNAPTNGSVYSSWPYPARARPILLGRGVSPKRTLFLIHDGTGGIEGYFKLCARIRSDFSVYGILCNEFNDGVPQTLSIPQLSRDYIGRIAEIQPSGPYYLAGWSIGGTITFEMASQLEAGGHEVAFCGLFDPPPPGYYPAESLGSVTLQAELEWLSKYAVSQEDKNRLAQCRSLDELWRTFVGREEEGGIDSGLFRRTVADQWQVPMLIASKAPFREWLCSFNTIRSLHAARTEYEPDRYLASPVHLFAATGSPIPELPEWGRYCKTLKMYPLQGDHYSIFDHEHVESSAVQLNAALPE; translated from the coding sequence ATGAACGCGCCCACTAACGGCAGCGTGTACTCCTCCTGGCCTTACCCGGCCAGAGCCCGGCCGATTTTGCTCGGACGGGGAGTGAGTCCCAAGAGAACGTTGTTTCTCATCCATGACGGAACCGGAGGAATCGAAGGCTATTTCAAGCTGTGCGCCCGAATTCGGTCCGACTTCTCCGTATACGGAATCCTGTGCAATGAATTTAACGATGGTGTTCCTCAGACATTGTCTATTCCGCAATTGTCCAGGGATTATATTGGCAGGATAGCGGAAATACAGCCATCGGGGCCCTACTATTTAGCCGGCTGGTCAATAGGAGGAACTATTACGTTTGAGATGGCGAGCCAGCTGGAGGCAGGCGGTCACGAAGTCGCCTTTTGCGGGCTGTTTGATCCGCCTCCGCCGGGATATTACCCGGCCGAATCGCTGGGTAGCGTTACCTTGCAAGCAGAGCTGGAATGGCTGTCGAAGTATGCCGTGTCCCAGGAGGACAAGAACCGGCTGGCGCAGTGCCGCAGCCTGGACGAATTATGGCGCACATTCGTAGGTCGGGAAGAGGAAGGCGGCATCGACTCCGGCCTCTTTCGGCGGACGGTAGCGGATCAGTGGCAGGTTCCGATGCTGATTGCTTCCAAAGCCCCGTTTCGCGAATGGTTATGCTCCTTCAATACGATTCGGAGTCTGCATGCGGCCAGAACGGAGTATGAGCCTGACCGTTATCTGGCGTCACCTGTTCATCTGTTCGCCGCCACCGGCTCGCCGATTCCGGAGCTTCCGGAATGGGGCCGTTATTGCAAGACGCTAAAGATGTATCCTTTACAGGGGGACCATTATTCAATCTTTGATCATGAGCATGTGGAATCTTCAGCCGTTCAGTTAAACGCTGCGCTGCCAGAGTAA